TCCGGCCAGCGCGCACGCGCCCGCGCCAAGGGCAAGGGCTCGACGTCACCGGGTTCGAGCGCCAGGCGCGAAGAAACCTCGCGTTCCCAATCTGCAATCAGGCGTGCGGGAGGCACAGGCATATCGACCGCGCCTGAGAGCACGACATCGCTCACGCTGCGGCTGCGCATGGCATCGTCGCTTCGGAAATAGGAAACAAGGCGGTCTTCTCGCGCGCGATGCGGTCGAGGGGAAAGGCTCATCCGCAGCAGTGTAGTGAGGCGGGTTCCGCATGCCCGCCTTCGCCGCCGGCGGCCTCAGGGCCTGAGCGTGGGCTCCCGCTTCGCATAGGCCAGCGCCGCGAGCAGGCCCAGGCCCGTCACGGCCGCGGCACCCCAGGCCACCGCGGGGCTGCACAGGATGCGGCCCAGCGATGAACGCTGTCCGGTGTCCGATCCCATGCCCGTGGCGGCCTGCTCGAGCGGCGTGAGCGGCCGCGCGATGTTCGGGTTTTCTTCGCCCTGGAGGACGGCCTGGGAAATTTCCAGCGGCGTCAGTTCATCGGCGACGGGTCCGGACAGCGATTTGTCGTGGGCGCGCATGGAAAGCCTTTCGTTCGAAGATTGAATCTGCGGCGAAGCCTCTCCTGGCTGCGGGCCCGCGCTCTACAGCCGGCAGCGGGCTTTCGCGTAGGCCGAGGGCGCACACGGCGGCGCCCTGCTTCGTTGTTGCTGAAGGCGCGGGCTACAACGACGCCACGTCGGCCTGCAGCACGCCGTTGCGCGCCACGACACGGCCGCCCGCCACCACCAGCTTGCGCACCGGCCGCGAGACCACGGCCTGCGCCGGCGTCTCTGCATCGACCAGCACCAGGTCGGCGCGGCAGCCCGCTTCCAGGCCATAGGCCTCGAAGCCGCAGCCGCGCGCGCCGGCGTGGGTGACGGTGTCGAGCGCCAGGTCGATCTCGTCGTCGCGGCGCAGGTTGTAGCGCATACCGATCAGCATCGCGCGTTCCAGCATGTCTGGGTTGCCGTAGGGCGACCAGGTGTCGCGGATGCCGTCGTTGCCGCCGAGCACCGTCACGCCGGCCTTGCGGCAGGCCATGAGCGGCGGCACGCTGCGCGATGGCGGCGCGCTGGTGATCAGCACCACGCCGAGCCTGGCCATGCGCGCGAGCAGTGCGTCGCGCTCGCGTTCGCTCACGTCGCCAAGGCAGAAGCCGTGGCTTACAGCGACCTTGCCCTGCATGCCCAGCGCTTCGGTGCGCTGCAGGATCAGATCGAGCGAGAACGCGCCCATGGCGCCGGGCTCGTGCAGGTGGATGTCGAGCGGGCGCTGGTGCCTGTCGGCAATGCCGAAGAGCAGGTCGAGCGAGCGCACCGGGTCGCCGTCGATGGCGCAGGGGTCGAGGCCGCTAAGCACATCGGCGCCCTGCGCGAGCGCCTGCCCGAGCAACTCGGCCGTCCCCGGCCGGCCCAGCAGGCCCGACTGCGGGAACGCGACCACCTGGATCTGCTGCACGTCGCGCAGGGTTTCCCGCGTGCGCAAGGTGCCTTCGAGATGGCGCAGCCCGGCCTGCGTATCGATGTCGACATGGGTGCGCAGCCGCGTGGTGCCGAGCGCGAGAAAGGCCTTGGCCAGCACCAGCGACTGCGCGGCCGCGTCGTGTCCGCTCGCATGCCGGAAGGCGCGTTCGTTCTCGATCTTGTCGACGAGGCTGGCGCCGACCTCGTTGCGGTACCAGTCCATGCCCCACAGCGTCTTGTCCAGGTGGGTGTGGCCTTCGACCAGGCCGGGCAGCAGCAAGGCGCCGGCGCCCTCCTCGACCGCGGCATCGGCGGGCGCGGACAGCGCAGCGCCGGTTTGCGCGATGCGGCCATCGCGCACCAGCACATCGACAGCGGGAGCGCCCAGCGGGCGCACGTTGCGGATCAGGAGCGAGGGCATGGAAGTTCGATCGATCTTTGAATGCGTCGGGAGCAGGGCCGTGTGCAGCGTACCCAGATTCGGACCTCTGGTCATCACGCGCACGTTTCGTTGCCGGCCGAAGTGTCCGCCCCGCGAACTCTCGATGATCGGCGCACCATGCACACGACCCCACTCGCCACGGCCGGCAAGCCCGCTCCCCACGTTTCCTTCGAATGGGCATTGCTCGCACTGCTCGCCACCTGCTGGGGCGCCTCGTACACCTTCATCAAGATCGGCGTCCAGACGCTGCCGCCCGTGACGCTGATCGCGGCGCGCACGCTGATTGCCGGCCTGCTGCTGCTCGCGCTGCTGCGCCTGCGCGGCGTGCGGCTGCCCAGAGAACCCGCGATGTGGGGGCGTTT
This genomic window from Variovorax paradoxus contains:
- a CDS encoding amidohydrolase family protein yields the protein MPSLLIRNVRPLGAPAVDVLVRDGRIAQTGAALSAPADAAVEEGAGALLLPGLVEGHTHLDKTLWGMDWYRNEVGASLVDKIENERAFRHASGHDAAAQSLVLAKAFLALGTTRLRTHVDIDTQAGLRHLEGTLRTRETLRDVQQIQVVAFPQSGLLGRPGTAELLGQALAQGADVLSGLDPCAIDGDPVRSLDLLFGIADRHQRPLDIHLHEPGAMGAFSLDLILQRTEALGMQGKVAVSHGFCLGDVSERERDALLARMARLGVVLITSAPPSRSVPPLMACRKAGVTVLGGNDGIRDTWSPYGNPDMLERAMLIGMRYNLRRDDEIDLALDTVTHAGARGCGFEAYGLEAGCRADLVLVDAETPAQAVVSRPVRKLVVAGGRVVARNGVLQADVASL